In one window of Nicotiana tabacum cultivar K326 chromosome 12, ASM71507v2, whole genome shotgun sequence DNA:
- the LOC107763884 gene encoding uncharacterized protein LOC107763884 produces MLMDVFHLLLGRPWEYDRRAIHDGFKNTYSFIKDGKKIKLFPMNPEDLKKPNPKMKETFITRAKVEEHLKEGEEVLVVVPKEVESITKKESLEVIYPRLQAILDEFHDADFDTTPSYLPPIRSIQHQIDLIPGAPLPNKAAYRMNPTQQEELQ; encoded by the coding sequence ATGCTTATGGATGTTTTCCACTTATTGCTTGGGAGACCATGGGAATATGACAGAAGGGCAATTCATGATGGCTTCAAGAACACTTACTCTTTCATCAAGGATGGAAAGAAGATCAAATTGTTCCCAATGAACCCTGAAGATTTAAAGAAGCCAAATCCTAAAATGAAGGAGACATTCATTACAAGAGCTAAGGTAGAAGAACACTTGAAGGAAGGAGAGGAAGTGCTTGTTGTAGTACCCAAGGAAGTGGAATCTATCACCAAGAAAGAGTCATTAGAAGTCATTTACCCACGACTTCAAGCAATATTGGATGAGTTTCATGATGCTGATTTTGATACTACACCTTCTTATTTACCACCAATAAGGTCAATTCAACATCAAATTGATTTAATTCCAGGCGCACCACTTCCTAATAAAGCAGCATATCGAATGAATCCAACACAGCAAGAGGAACTTCAATGA